Proteins found in one Phreatobacter oligotrophus genomic segment:
- a CDS encoding cupredoxin domain-containing protein — translation MALVATAALLSTATLAHGPDAAGEAGNRAQVNKTIEIRMVEQNGRMLFQPPEITISRGDTVLFIVRNAGELEHEMVIDTLEGNQRHKLQMQANPDMEHADPNAVRVESKKNGEIIWKFTHSGVFEYACLIPGHYEAGMHGRINVR, via the coding sequence ATGGCCCTGGTCGCAACGGCGGCCCTGCTTTCCACCGCCACTCTGGCGCACGGACCCGACGCCGCCGGCGAGGCGGGTAACCGGGCTCAGGTCAACAAGACCATTGAAATCCGCATGGTCGAGCAAAACGGTCGGATGCTGTTCCAGCCGCCGGAAATCACCATTAGCCGCGGCGACACCGTGCTCTTCATCGTCCGCAATGCGGGCGAGCTCGAGCACGAGATGGTCATCGATACGCTTGAGGGCAATCAGCGCCATAAGCTTCAGATGCAGGCCAACCCTGACATGGAACATGCTGACCCGAACGCCGTCCGCGTTGAAAGCAAAAAGAACGGCGAGATCATCTGGAAATTCACCCACAGCGGCGTGTTCGAGTACGCGTGCCTGATCCCCGGCCACTATGAGGCCGGCATGCACGGTCGGATAAACGTTCGCTGA
- a CDS encoding copper-binding protein, with translation MKNIWKSFSLSAAVLAAGLSAASAQTVNGEVVKIEADRGRITLKHEAIPNLEMDGMTMVFRVADPAMLTQVREGERVRFEASRVNGNITVTRIQRR, from the coding sequence ATGAAAAATATCTGGAAGTCGTTTTCGCTCTCGGCCGCCGTTCTGGCGGCTGGCCTGTCGGCCGCCTCGGCGCAGACGGTCAACGGCGAGGTGGTCAAGATCGAGGCCGACCGCGGCCGCATCACACTCAAGCATGAGGCCATCCCCAACCTCGAGATGGACGGCATGACCATGGTGTTCCGCGTCGCTGATCCGGCGATGCTGACGCAGGTGCGCGAAGGGGAGCGGGTCCGTTTTGAGGCCTCGCGTGTGAATGGCAATATTACGGTGACGCGCATTCAGCGGCGCTAA
- a CDS encoding DUF411 domain-containing protein codes for MHPSRRSLGFIVAAPVLLHFAPSAWASGIRMVVFRDENCGCCGDWVEHIRAAGFEVEVRVHPSMNRKKTELGIPPEVRSCHTAEIGGYLVEGHVPADEIRRLLATRPDARGLAVPRMPVGSPGMEVEGVAPDRYDVLLFQEQGSAVWATYRGTERQPGPT; via the coding sequence ATGCACCCTTCAAGACGTAGCCTTGGCTTCATAGTCGCCGCGCCAGTGCTGCTGCACTTTGCACCGTCCGCGTGGGCGTCCGGTATTCGTATGGTGGTTTTCCGCGATGAAAATTGCGGATGCTGTGGTGATTGGGTGGAGCACATCCGGGCGGCGGGCTTTGAGGTCGAGGTCCGCGTCCATCCGTCAATGAACCGAAAGAAGACCGAGCTTGGCATACCGCCCGAAGTAAGGTCCTGTCATACCGCTGAAATAGGCGGCTATCTTGTCGAAGGGCACGTGCCGGCCGACGAAATACGTCGCCTTCTTGCGACCCGGCCTGATGCCCGCGGACTGGCTGTCCCGCGGATGCCTGTGGGCTCTCCGGGCATGGAGGTCGAAGGCGTGGCGCCCGATCGCTACGACGTTCTGTTGTTTCAGGAGCAGGGCAGTGCGGTCTGGGCGACTTATAGAGGGACCGAGCGTCAGCCGGGCCCAACATAA